In the Festucalex cinctus isolate MCC-2025b chromosome 10, RoL_Fcin_1.0, whole genome shotgun sequence genome, one interval contains:
- the LOC144027595 gene encoding claudin-1-like isoform X1 gives MASSALQLLGFFLSLIGVAATVTATIMVEWKVHGHSHRIYQGLWMTCSVGHRTTCEFHDSLLKLSNQVQITRGIMLLSVFLSGVALMVSTIGMKCTRFMEGRATAKGAVARIGGIMFMISGVMTFIITTLYVKKVVADFHHAHHLHTFEFGKAVFVSWSGGFLTTFGGAFLTCQKCSRSSSPRSITSNGLLQSNKANNNYV, from the exons ATGGCCAGCTCGGCACTGCAGCTGCTCGGTTTCTTCCTGTCGCTGATTGGCGTGGCCGCCACGGTGACCGCCACCATCATGGTGGAGTGGAAGGTGCACGGCCATTCGCATCGCATCTACCAGGGCCTGTGGATGACCTGCAGCGTCGGCCACAGGACCACCTGCGAGTTTCACGATTCTCTCCTCAAACTCTCAA ATCAGGTGCAGATAACCAGGGGAATTATGCTGCTGAGCGTGTTCCTGTCAGGCGTGGCGTTGATGGTCTCCACGATCGGGATGAAGTGCACCCGCTTCATGGAAGGCAGAGCCACGGCCAAGGGCGCCGTGGCTCGGATTGGAGGGATTATGTTCATGATTTCAG gtgtaATGACGTTCATTATAACAACCTTGTATGTGAAGAAGGTCGTTGCTGACTTCCATCATGCCCATCATCTCCACAC CTTTGAGTTCGGCAAGGCGGTGTTTGTGAGCTGGTCCGGCGGCTTCCTCACGACGTTCGGCGGCGCGTTCCTGACCTGTCAGAAGTGCTCGAGATCGTCCTCGCCCAGGTCGATAACCTCCAACGGCCTCCTGCAAAGCAACAAGGCCAACAACAACTATGTTTAG
- the LOC144027595 gene encoding claudin-1-like isoform X2, whose protein sequence is MVEWKVHGHSHRIYQGLWMTCSVGHRTTCEFHDSLLKLSNQVQITRGIMLLSVFLSGVALMVSTIGMKCTRFMEGRATAKGAVARIGGIMFMISGVMTFIITTLYVKKVVADFHHAHHLHTFEFGKAVFVSWSGGFLTTFGGAFLTCQKCSRSSSPRSITSNGLLQSNKANNNYV, encoded by the exons ATGGTGGAGTGGAAGGTGCACGGCCATTCGCATCGCATCTACCAGGGCCTGTGGATGACCTGCAGCGTCGGCCACAGGACCACCTGCGAGTTTCACGATTCTCTCCTCAAACTCTCAA ATCAGGTGCAGATAACCAGGGGAATTATGCTGCTGAGCGTGTTCCTGTCAGGCGTGGCGTTGATGGTCTCCACGATCGGGATGAAGTGCACCCGCTTCATGGAAGGCAGAGCCACGGCCAAGGGCGCCGTGGCTCGGATTGGAGGGATTATGTTCATGATTTCAG gtgtaATGACGTTCATTATAACAACCTTGTATGTGAAGAAGGTCGTTGCTGACTTCCATCATGCCCATCATCTCCACAC CTTTGAGTTCGGCAAGGCGGTGTTTGTGAGCTGGTCCGGCGGCTTCCTCACGACGTTCGGCGGCGCGTTCCTGACCTGTCAGAAGTGCTCGAGATCGTCCTCGCCCAGGTCGATAACCTCCAACGGCCTCCTGCAAAGCAACAAGGCCAACAACAACTATGTTTAG